A window of the Fodinibius sp. Rm-B-1B1-1 genome harbors these coding sequences:
- the murI gene encoding glutamate racemase, whose product MSTAPIGIFDSGYGGLTVMKEIVKNLPEYDYLYLGDNARAPYGGRSFDTIYQYTRQCVEYLFDQNCHLIILACNTASAKALRNIQQKDLPNIAPDRRVLGVIRPTAEVIGRYSKTGHVGVLGTSGTVNSNSYVMEIRQQFPELTVYQEACPMWVPLVENQEYDSDGADYFIQQHIDGILSQSPKIDTLLLACTHYPLLLDKIKTYVGDDITILSQGEIVAKSLDDYLQRHPEIAEKCTTGRSKKFLTTDSTDDFDDHAKFFWGKEIASEFIDL is encoded by the coding sequence ATGAGTACTGCCCCAATCGGTATTTTTGACTCGGGCTATGGTGGTTTAACGGTCATGAAAGAGATCGTGAAAAATCTTCCCGAATATGATTACCTTTACCTTGGTGACAATGCTCGAGCTCCATATGGAGGTCGCTCGTTTGATACCATTTACCAATATACCCGGCAATGTGTGGAATATCTTTTTGATCAGAATTGCCACTTGATTATTCTGGCTTGTAATACAGCTTCGGCCAAAGCGTTACGCAATATTCAGCAAAAAGATCTTCCCAACATTGCTCCCGATCGAAGGGTACTCGGTGTTATTCGTCCCACTGCCGAAGTCATTGGCCGTTACTCTAAAACCGGCCACGTGGGAGTTCTTGGGACAAGTGGAACTGTAAACTCCAATTCATATGTCATGGAAATTCGACAGCAGTTTCCCGAATTAACAGTCTATCAAGAGGCATGCCCTATGTGGGTACCGCTGGTTGAAAACCAAGAGTATGACAGTGACGGAGCCGACTATTTTATTCAGCAACATATTGATGGGATTCTATCCCAATCACCCAAAATTGATACGTTGCTGCTTGCTTGTACACACTACCCGCTGTTACTTGATAAAATTAAAACATATGTTGGGGATGATATTACTATTTTAAGTCAGGGGGAAATTGTCGCCAAAAGCCTCGATGATTACCTTCAAAGACATCCCGAAATAGCGGAAAAATGTACAACAGGTAGATCTAAAAAATTTCTTACCACTGATTCTACCGACGATTTTGATGATCATGCTAAATTCTTTTGGGGCAAAGAGATAGCCTCTGAGTTTATCGATCTGTAA
- a CDS encoding PhoH family protein, whose translation MTKMKKIYVLDTSVLLYDSEAVKNFQKNDIAIPITVLEEIDTFKKGNDVINLHAREFSRYLDKISDKNLLQKWIPLNGKTHGKLRVISNENSELDASKVFGKEKNDHRILNSVLRLMEEEPKKKVILVSKDINLRIKARALNIDAEDYETIQIKDIDHLYKGKKEVACDDSVIATLYEDGSVPYTEIVEEKPNSNQFFILKGSSSSALACYNAQDNVVELVKKQTAYGVTPRNAEQTFALQAIMNPDNLLVTITGAAGTGKTLLALAGALQQRRNFHQIFLARPIVPLSNSDIGYLPGDIESKIDPYMQPLWDNLSFIKNQFSESSKKFQKVDEMLENDKLRIIPLAYIRGRSLSNVIFIVDEAQNLTPHEVKTIITRAGENTKIIFTGDIFQIDTPYLDTQSNGLSFLVDRMQDNELYAHINLEKGERSELANLASKLL comes from the coding sequence ATGACCAAGATGAAGAAAATATACGTTCTGGATACGTCGGTACTGCTGTATGATTCCGAAGCGGTGAAGAATTTTCAGAAAAATGATATCGCTATTCCCATTACAGTGCTTGAGGAGATTGATACCTTTAAGAAGGGCAATGATGTGATCAACTTGCATGCAAGGGAGTTTAGCCGCTATTTGGATAAGATTTCGGACAAGAATTTACTTCAAAAATGGATTCCTTTGAATGGGAAAACGCACGGAAAGTTGCGGGTGATTAGTAACGAGAATAGTGAGCTGGATGCTTCGAAAGTATTTGGAAAGGAGAAAAACGATCACCGGATTTTAAATTCGGTGCTTAGACTGATGGAAGAGGAACCCAAGAAAAAGGTAATCCTGGTATCGAAGGATATCAATCTGCGGATTAAGGCACGGGCACTGAATATTGATGCAGAGGATTATGAGACGATCCAGATTAAGGATATTGATCATCTGTACAAAGGGAAGAAGGAAGTAGCCTGTGATGATTCAGTTATTGCCACACTGTATGAAGATGGGAGTGTACCTTATACTGAGATAGTGGAGGAGAAACCGAATAGTAATCAGTTTTTTATCCTAAAGGGATCGTCAAGCTCGGCGTTGGCTTGTTACAATGCCCAGGATAATGTTGTAGAGCTGGTGAAAAAGCAAACGGCCTATGGTGTTACGCCTCGTAATGCCGAACAAACTTTTGCGCTGCAGGCTATTATGAATCCTGATAATTTACTGGTGACGATTACCGGTGCGGCGGGTACGGGCAAGACCTTGTTGGCATTGGCTGGGGCATTACAACAGCGGCGGAATTTTCATCAGATCTTTTTAGCACGACCCATTGTGCCACTCAGTAATAGTGATATCGGCTACCTGCCGGGAGATATTGAGTCAAAAATTGATCCCTATATGCAGCCGCTCTGGGATAATCTTTCGTTTATCAAAAACCAGTTTTCGGAATCCAGTAAGAAGTTTCAGAAGGTGGATGAGATGTTGGAGAATGATAAGCTGCGAATTATTCCTCTGGCGTATATCAGGGGACGCAGCCTCTCAAATGTGATTTTTATTGTAGATGAAGCCCAAAACCTGACGCCTCATGAAGTGAAAACAATTATTACGCGAGCGGGAGAAAATACGAAGATTATTTTCACGGGTGATATTTTCCAGATTGATACGCCCTACCTTGATACCCAAAGTAACGGGTTATCATTTTTGGTGGATCGCATGCAGGATAACGAGCTTTATGCACATATCAATCTCGAAAAAGGAGAGCGCTCGGAGCTTGCTAACTTGGCCAGTAAATTATTATGA
- a CDS encoding NAD(P)/FAD-dependent oxidoreductase codes for MPNSQKIAVVGGGAAGFFAAVNTARLHPNLQVTIFEKSREVLSKVRISGGGRCNVTHHCFDPEVMSKAYPRGSRELRWAFEQFQPADTVSWFEDRGIDLKTEDDGRMFPTTDDSATIINCLKREAQKHNVDVYNRYRVEAITPTKNQQFILSIKKQESQIFDAVVIATGGSNRRSTYQWLEELEHSIVEPVPSLFTFNFKEKIFEDLAGIAIEHGSVNIKDTSFEHHGPILITHWGLSGPAVLKTSAWAARYLHNQEYSFTINVNWLHPNKPHEVQEELKTLREKNARKTAQKQNVFPIPNRLWIRFLELANIAPTMRWAELSNQQIHDLTQELVNAQYDIEGKTTYKDEFVTSGGIPLDEINMGTMESQKVPNLYFAGEVLNIDGITGGYNFQSAWTTGWIAAQNIGGE; via the coding sequence ATGCCCAACTCCCAAAAAATTGCCGTTGTTGGCGGTGGAGCGGCAGGCTTTTTTGCTGCTGTCAATACTGCCCGACTCCATCCAAATTTACAAGTAACTATCTTTGAAAAAAGCCGAGAAGTCCTTTCCAAAGTACGTATTTCAGGCGGCGGGCGGTGCAATGTTACCCACCATTGTTTTGACCCAGAAGTGATGTCTAAAGCTTATCCGAGGGGGTCGAGGGAACTACGCTGGGCGTTCGAGCAGTTTCAGCCTGCTGACACCGTATCTTGGTTCGAAGATCGCGGGATTGACCTCAAAACAGAGGATGACGGACGCATGTTTCCCACGACTGATGATTCAGCTACCATTATCAATTGTCTAAAAAGAGAAGCTCAAAAACATAACGTTGATGTTTACAATCGGTATCGGGTTGAAGCAATTACTCCAACCAAAAATCAACAGTTCATCCTCTCCATAAAAAAACAAGAGTCCCAAATTTTTGATGCTGTAGTTATTGCAACGGGTGGCTCAAACCGGCGTAGTACCTACCAATGGCTGGAAGAGCTGGAACATTCTATTGTTGAACCGGTACCCTCACTGTTTACATTCAATTTTAAGGAGAAAATATTTGAAGATCTCGCTGGCATCGCGATAGAACATGGCTCTGTAAACATTAAGGATACATCTTTCGAACATCATGGTCCCATTTTAATTACACACTGGGGACTAAGCGGTCCGGCCGTGTTAAAAACATCGGCTTGGGCAGCACGATACCTACATAACCAGGAATACTCGTTTACCATTAATGTGAATTGGCTGCATCCCAACAAACCCCATGAGGTTCAGGAAGAGCTCAAAACACTCCGGGAAAAGAACGCCCGCAAAACAGCTCAAAAACAAAATGTCTTCCCTATCCCCAACCGCTTGTGGATACGTTTTCTTGAACTTGCTAATATTGCCCCCACTATGCGGTGGGCCGAGCTCTCTAATCAGCAGATACATGATTTGACTCAAGAGTTAGTCAATGCACAATATGATATTGAGGGTAAGACCACTTATAAAGATGAGTTTGTCACCAGTGGCGGCATTCCACTGGATGAAATCAATATGGGAACGATGGAAAGCCAAAAAGTACCCAATCTTTATTTTGCCGGCGAAGTGCTCAATATTGATGGTATCACTGGCGGCTATAACTTCCAGTCGGCCTGGACTACGGGATGGATTGCCGCTCAAAATATTGGCGGAGAATAG
- the asd gene encoding aspartate-semialdehyde dehydrogenase, translating into MHSFQVGVLGATGAVGQKFIRLLENHPWFTVKVLGASKRSAGKKYKQAVHWIEKTELPTNAAELEVQQCDPANFKGVDFVFSGLDSSVAGDIEKDFAEAGIPVISNAKNYRMHDQVPLLVPEVNPDHAELIKKQNFDPNGNGWIVTNPNCVSVPLSMSLRPLHDAFGIDSLVVTSMQSVSGAGYPGVSSMDIVANVVPYIGGEEPKVQTEATKVLGSLSDDSIAFNDFTIQATAVRVPTIEGHLLSVSVKLQNAPTSIKEAEKAYTDWQNPIEDLDLPSSPDNPVRLYTEDRHPQPRLHADREGGMQTAVGRLREGTVMDLGYVTMAHNTIRGAAGGAILNAELLASKGYIN; encoded by the coding sequence ATGCATTCTTTCCAGGTTGGCGTACTCGGTGCAACCGGTGCTGTCGGACAAAAGTTTATCCGCTTACTCGAAAATCACCCGTGGTTCACGGTCAAAGTATTGGGCGCTTCAAAACGCTCGGCCGGGAAGAAATACAAACAGGCCGTCCACTGGATAGAAAAGACCGAGCTTCCAACAAACGCAGCCGAGCTGGAAGTCCAGCAATGTGATCCGGCTAATTTTAAAGGGGTAGACTTTGTCTTTTCTGGATTAGATTCTTCCGTTGCCGGAGATATCGAAAAGGACTTTGCCGAAGCGGGCATTCCCGTGATCTCCAATGCCAAAAACTATCGGATGCATGACCAAGTACCACTTTTAGTGCCCGAGGTCAACCCCGATCACGCAGAGCTTATTAAAAAGCAGAATTTTGATCCCAACGGTAATGGCTGGATTGTCACCAATCCTAACTGTGTTTCTGTACCCCTTTCTATGTCGTTGCGGCCGCTGCACGATGCTTTCGGCATCGACTCATTAGTCGTCACTTCTATGCAATCAGTTTCCGGAGCTGGTTATCCCGGCGTTTCCAGCATGGATATTGTGGCAAACGTGGTGCCCTATATCGGCGGCGAAGAACCCAAAGTACAAACCGAAGCCACTAAAGTGTTGGGAAGTTTGTCGGATGATTCTATTGCCTTCAATGATTTTACTATTCAAGCTACAGCTGTACGCGTCCCTACCATCGAAGGACACTTGCTTTCGGTATCCGTTAAATTGCAAAATGCGCCTACATCTATAAAAGAGGCTGAAAAAGCTTATACCGATTGGCAAAATCCCATTGAGGATCTGGATCTACCGTCATCACCAGATAATCCTGTTCGACTTTATACAGAAGACCGCCATCCCCAACCTCGGCTTCATGCCGATCGGGAAGGAGGTATGCAAACGGCCGTGGGACGACTTCGCGAAGGAACCGTCATGGATTTAGGATATGTGACTATGGCGCACAACACTATTCGCGGAGCTGCCGGTGGAGCCATTCTCAATGCCGAGCTCTTGGCTTCGAAAGGATATATCAACTAA
- a CDS encoding RNA methyltransferase: MHLPSASNRQQTLLRKLNRKKYRYKERLFLIEGARAVQQVVANNSVRIKVLFFDESKRYWEQEDWREVISEFDTAMVSQELFREVSDTDTPQGVLALCHMPEEATVDHLASKSGLIVALDGLQDPGNLGTIIRTAGWFNISGIISGKGTVDMFHPKVVRGTAGATGTIPFMNGELPEVFDTMEHKNWQIFLLDAGAGAKALNEVTSIEKGVIVVGNEGHGIDDGLMTGERNRVKIPSPVGVDNVESLNAAIATSIALYDLSAKVG, translated from the coding sequence GTGCATTTACCCTCGGCTTCCAATCGACAACAGACCCTTCTGCGAAAATTAAACCGAAAAAAATACCGTTACAAAGAACGCCTGTTTCTAATCGAGGGAGCACGCGCGGTACAGCAGGTGGTAGCCAATAATTCGGTTCGTATTAAGGTGTTGTTTTTTGATGAAAGTAAGCGGTATTGGGAGCAAGAGGATTGGCGTGAGGTGATTAGCGAGTTTGATACAGCAATGGTAAGCCAAGAGCTTTTTCGGGAAGTATCTGATACAGATACTCCACAGGGGGTTCTGGCATTGTGCCATATGCCGGAAGAGGCAACTGTAGACCACCTGGCATCAAAATCAGGGTTAATTGTAGCGCTTGATGGGTTGCAGGACCCGGGGAATTTGGGAACGATCATTCGCACAGCGGGGTGGTTTAATATATCGGGTATTATTTCCGGCAAGGGTACGGTGGATATGTTTCATCCTAAAGTGGTGCGGGGGACCGCCGGGGCAACAGGGACGATTCCATTTATGAATGGGGAACTGCCCGAGGTTTTTGATACCATGGAGCATAAAAACTGGCAGATATTTCTGTTGGATGCCGGAGCTGGAGCAAAGGCACTAAACGAAGTAACATCCATTGAAAAAGGAGTGATTGTGGTAGGAAATGAGGGGCACGGTATTGATGATGGGTTGATGACGGGCGAACGAAATAGAGTAAAAATTCCATCGCCAGTGGGAGTAGATAATGTGGAGAGCTTAAATGCGGCTATTGCGACGTCTATTGCGCTGTATGACCTGTCGGCAAAAGTAGGATAA
- a CDS encoding glycine--tRNA ligase, which produces MSVTELDSLDTIVSLAKARAFIYQSSEIYGGLGAVYDYGPLGVELKRNIRDMWWKEMTQRHDNIVGLDSAIFMHPKVWEASGHLDGFNDPMIDDKQSNKRYRADMLIENHIAKLRSDGKAEKADELQELLDTAGSRQGVCEDLHQIIMDEEIRAPESGAFEWTEVRQFNLMFKTQFGATSSGGDGDDAVYLRPETAQGIFVNFKNVMDTARQQVPFGIAQVGKAFRNEVVARQFIFRMREFEQMEMQYFVEPGTDAESYEHWLNKRLDWHKKLGIREGKLRTHPHPEDKLAHYAEAAADIEYEYPIGWQEVEGVHNRTDFDLGQHKEYSGKKLEYYDQQKQEKYVPYVIETSIGLDRTVMMVLCDAYREEEVDGDTRTVLKMNPQLAPTKVGIFPLIKKDKLQDLAHKITDDLREDYNVLYDESGSIGKRYRRQDEAGTPFCVTVDFDGVETEGEDTVTIRYRDDMTQDRVPVSRLKEVIDDKMKSWKPE; this is translated from the coding sequence ATGTCAGTTACCGAACTCGATAGTTTAGATACGATTGTATCGTTGGCAAAGGCCCGCGCTTTTATTTATCAATCTTCAGAAATTTATGGCGGACTCGGAGCCGTATATGACTATGGCCCGCTTGGCGTTGAGCTCAAGCGAAATATTCGTGATATGTGGTGGAAAGAGATGACCCAGCGTCATGATAATATTGTGGGACTCGATTCGGCCATATTTATGCATCCTAAAGTGTGGGAGGCCAGCGGTCACTTGGATGGATTTAATGATCCTATGATTGATGACAAGCAGTCGAACAAACGCTATCGAGCCGATATGTTGATTGAAAATCATATTGCCAAGTTGCGTAGTGACGGGAAGGCCGAAAAGGCCGATGAGCTCCAAGAATTGCTCGATACAGCCGGTTCACGCCAAGGAGTGTGCGAGGATCTGCATCAAATTATTATGGATGAAGAGATTCGCGCTCCGGAATCGGGAGCCTTTGAATGGACCGAAGTGCGTCAGTTTAACTTGATGTTCAAGACTCAGTTTGGGGCAACCTCTTCGGGCGGTGATGGTGATGATGCGGTTTATCTACGTCCCGAGACAGCCCAGGGAATTTTTGTAAACTTTAAAAATGTAATGGATACGGCTCGTCAGCAGGTGCCGTTTGGTATTGCCCAGGTCGGTAAGGCATTTCGGAACGAGGTGGTAGCCCGACAATTTATATTCCGAATGCGGGAGTTTGAGCAGATGGAGATGCAATACTTTGTAGAGCCAGGCACCGATGCCGAAAGTTACGAGCATTGGCTCAACAAGCGCCTCGACTGGCATAAGAAGTTGGGTATTCGTGAGGGGAAGCTACGCACGCATCCACATCCCGAAGATAAATTGGCGCACTATGCTGAAGCTGCTGCCGATATTGAATACGAATATCCCATTGGCTGGCAAGAGGTTGAGGGTGTTCACAATCGTACTGATTTTGATTTGGGACAGCACAAGGAATATTCGGGTAAAAAGTTGGAGTACTATGATCAACAGAAGCAGGAGAAGTATGTGCCGTATGTTATTGAGACCTCAATAGGGCTTGACCGCACGGTGATGATGGTGCTTTGTGATGCCTACCGCGAGGAAGAGGTAGATGGCGATACACGAACCGTGTTGAAGATGAACCCACAGTTGGCACCGACTAAAGTGGGTATCTTTCCGCTTATCAAAAAAGATAAGTTGCAAGATCTGGCGCATAAGATTACGGATGATTTGCGCGAAGATTACAATGTGCTGTATGATGAGTCCGGATCAATCGGCAAGCGCTATCGTCGCCAGGATGAAGCGGGTACGCCGTTCTGTGTAACGGTTGATTTTGACGGCGTTGAAACCGAAGGCGAAGATACGGTGACCATCCGCTACCGCGATGATATGACGCAGGATCGCGTTCCGGTAAGTCGGCTGAAAGAGGTGATTGATGATAAAATGAAGAGCTGGAAACCTGAGTAG
- a CDS encoding lamin tail domain-containing protein — protein sequence MGYNIKTIVLLLFTFLHSGVIAQTVNFEDGFEDGNFTNSPTWSGNIEAFTIIDDTPNFLLQLDASTSPAYLSTPSTNITGSWTFFIEFRGFEPSGSNQAEIFLMSDIADLNGSVNGYAVQVGESGDDVFKIVRYDNGTEATTVLTGTTVVQSSGTYTVRVNRDASGNWQMEVSDNYGGPFDTNITGTDNTHTSASYLGPRINFTSTRSDKFFFDFKIDLPPFDINQTSVSSNEIDIIFNREYKQSTVQTSDFSIDNGIGTPNSVTFKNSTTVQLDYGSTTFPSGEYTITINDVDDQNGITIAQNTTSNFLIYDTYAEGDIIINEFAYDYPTTISEEYIEIRNTSDKYLNLAGWEIADNNSNSGLGSDPIPIEPDSFLVISADTVELSSVFGDRAYHQSGFPALNNTSPDAVQLITNTGAKADSLTYNSTWGGIDLALERRSASTPSTYQENWGDSPNPDGGTPGTANEIAPDYTPPELIDLNIISTQTLQLVFDERLGQSGNYNITNNSTSINQTTADTVELSLGSALQDAQHYTLSIEGATDIFGNTITSIDTSFTFYNPSPVDSGDVAINEFMYDPPSGNTEYIELYNHSDKSLDLHDWTLSDNRETFEGTISNSQFILPPDSFVVIAPDNTIETEYPDIALIAMNSFPALNNGGDQIIIRDQNGSLLDSLQYNSNWGGNEIAIERRTIDVLGTYQSNWGDAPNGVGTPGTQNEIAKDNTAPSFDDVIAVDNNKIELTFSENITVESATNTQNYQLSPSIDIQLISVERTTVTLFLEQPLTDGEMYKVTVSNLSDIFGNSLSTSTRTFEYLQIDEAQTGQIVINEILYDPGSGNKADFIELYNTSDKNFDLTNWTVGDYSTKMTIEKTVQLEAGQYLVLTGNQNFATDIPDAVTISGFPALNNNMPDDVYIKNASGITIDSLHYHQHWGGNLGGTSLERKDPLAASNDPSNWQTSNSESGTSAGTQNTIFKKDTDGPEIIFSKTIPDGTFEVHFNEFIQLTDELAFYNGGQQLSVSAYDSTNANRIILKKSPAKTTNTDNIKIRAENLQDVKGNITSAVDIPVAQPIQNGDLVINEIMFNPLSDSDDNLPDQSEYIELRNTQDYAISLEGLFLHDEPDENGNTRNIQPVSSTAKWVLPQEHVLVHADEATDFEESLTATFFELDSPNLQSIMRADRSSLSLASSGDAIYIADSIGTTIDSVFYDESWHNPNIIDTRGITLERISPNGPSNDDSNWGSSITDKGGTPNSKNSIYQENTDITEGTGLSFEPNPFSPDDDGYEDNLFINYKLDQQDYLMKVRIYDRYGRYVRTLADGEQAGFEGQLIWDGRKDDNSRNRIGIYIVIFEAYDSASGSDKTFKETVVLARRLN from the coding sequence ATGGGATATAACATCAAGACAATTGTTCTACTTCTATTCACATTCCTTCATTCGGGGGTCATTGCCCAAACAGTAAATTTTGAAGATGGTTTTGAGGACGGAAATTTCACAAATAGCCCTACATGGAGTGGTAATATCGAGGCGTTTACGATCATTGACGATACCCCCAATTTTCTGCTTCAGCTGGATGCATCTACAAGCCCTGCCTATTTGTCAACTCCCTCCACTAATATAACTGGCAGCTGGACTTTTTTCATTGAATTCCGCGGATTTGAACCTTCGGGATCTAACCAGGCCGAAATATTTTTGATGAGTGACATCGCCGATCTTAACGGATCGGTCAATGGTTACGCCGTGCAAGTAGGCGAATCTGGCGATGATGTCTTTAAAATTGTGCGTTATGACAATGGCACCGAAGCCACTACCGTACTTACCGGTACTACTGTTGTACAATCCAGTGGCACCTATACCGTGCGGGTGAACCGTGACGCAAGTGGCAATTGGCAAATGGAGGTTTCCGACAACTATGGAGGGCCATTCGACACCAATATCACCGGAACCGATAATACCCATACGAGTGCATCATATTTGGGCCCGCGTATAAATTTCACTTCTACACGTTCCGATAAATTCTTTTTTGATTTCAAAATTGATCTTCCGCCTTTTGACATTAACCAAACCTCAGTCAGTAGCAACGAGATAGATATAATATTCAATCGAGAATATAAGCAATCGACCGTTCAAACTTCTGATTTTAGTATAGATAACGGCATTGGTACTCCCAACTCGGTTACTTTTAAGAATAGTACTACCGTGCAACTTGATTATGGAAGTACAACCTTTCCCAGTGGTGAGTACACGATTACTATTAATGATGTGGATGATCAAAATGGAATAACTATTGCTCAAAATACTACAAGTAATTTCCTCATCTATGATACATACGCTGAAGGCGATATCATCATAAACGAGTTTGCCTATGATTACCCTACCACTATAAGCGAAGAATATATTGAAATCCGAAATACCAGCGATAAATACCTCAACCTTGCCGGCTGGGAAATTGCAGATAACAACAGCAACTCCGGTCTGGGTTCTGATCCCATCCCAATAGAACCCGACAGCTTTTTGGTTATTTCGGCTGATACCGTTGAACTGTCTTCTGTTTTTGGGGACCGAGCATACCACCAATCCGGCTTTCCCGCTCTCAATAACACTTCTCCTGATGCGGTACAATTGATTACTAACACTGGAGCTAAGGCAGATTCTCTAACCTACAACTCAACCTGGGGCGGTATCGATTTAGCCCTGGAACGACGCTCAGCGTCAACTCCGAGTACTTACCAGGAAAACTGGGGCGACTCTCCTAATCCCGATGGAGGCACGCCGGGAACCGCCAACGAAATAGCACCCGATTATACTCCTCCGGAGCTAATTGATCTCAATATCATATCCACGCAAACACTGCAACTGGTTTTTGATGAACGGCTGGGTCAATCCGGCAACTATAATATTACCAATAACAGTACATCCATTAATCAAACGACAGCTGATACTGTAGAACTTTCGCTTGGATCAGCCCTGCAAGACGCACAGCATTATACCCTTTCAATCGAAGGTGCAACAGATATTTTTGGCAATACCATCACATCCATTGATACTTCTTTTACTTTTTACAATCCCTCTCCGGTCGATTCTGGTGATGTCGCTATAAACGAATTTATGTACGATCCACCTTCGGGAAATACCGAATATATCGAACTCTATAACCACTCTGATAAATCGCTTGACCTACATGACTGGACGCTTAGTGATAACCGAGAAACCTTTGAGGGCACGATATCCAACAGCCAATTTATCCTCCCACCCGACAGTTTTGTGGTTATAGCTCCCGATAATACTATTGAGACCGAATATCCTGACATAGCATTGATAGCCATGAATAGTTTTCCTGCCCTCAACAACGGCGGCGATCAAATCATCATACGAGACCAAAATGGTTCGTTGTTGGATTCTCTGCAATACAATTCGAATTGGGGCGGCAACGAAATAGCCATAGAGCGACGTACTATTGACGTTTTGGGAACCTATCAAAGCAACTGGGGCGATGCGCCCAATGGAGTTGGTACCCCGGGAACTCAAAATGAGATAGCTAAAGATAACACGGCTCCATCATTTGATGATGTCATTGCTGTAGATAACAATAAAATTGAGCTTACCTTCTCAGAAAATATAACCGTCGAGTCAGCCACCAATACCCAAAATTATCAACTTTCTCCCTCTATTGACATACAACTGATTTCTGTTGAAAGGACAACGGTAACACTCTTTTTAGAACAACCACTTACTGATGGAGAGATGTATAAAGTTACCGTTTCGAACCTGTCCGATATATTTGGGAATAGCCTTTCAACTTCAACGCGTACATTCGAGTACCTTCAAATTGATGAAGCTCAAACCGGCCAAATTGTAATTAATGAAATTTTATATGATCCCGGCAGCGGAAACAAAGCAGATTTTATTGAACTCTATAACACCTCTGATAAAAACTTTGACCTCACCAACTGGACGGTCGGCGATTATAGTACTAAAATGACCATCGAAAAAACGGTACAACTTGAGGCTGGCCAATATCTCGTACTTACCGGCAATCAAAATTTTGCGACAGATATTCCCGATGCTGTTACCATTAGCGGTTTTCCTGCTTTGAATAATAATATGCCGGATGATGTCTATATCAAGAATGCCAGTGGAATAACAATTGATTCTTTACACTATCATCAACATTGGGGTGGAAATCTCGGGGGAACATCATTAGAACGCAAAGATCCGCTGGCAGCCTCAAATGACCCATCTAATTGGCAAACAAGCAATTCTGAAAGCGGCACGTCAGCAGGAACACAAAACACCATCTTCAAAAAAGATACCGATGGTCCCGAAATCATATTTTCAAAAACAATACCTGATGGCACTTTTGAAGTTCACTTTAATGAGTTTATTCAACTTACTGATGAGCTCGCCTTTTATAATGGGGGACAACAACTTTCGGTATCAGCTTATGATTCAACCAATGCAAATCGCATTATTCTCAAAAAATCACCTGCTAAAACAACCAATACTGATAATATCAAGATACGAGCCGAAAATCTGCAAGATGTTAAAGGGAATATAACATCTGCCGTCGATATTCCTGTTGCTCAACCCATCCAGAACGGCGACCTTGTGATTAATGAAATCATGTTTAATCCCTTATCTGATTCTGACGACAACCTGCCGGATCAGTCTGAATATATCGAATTGCGAAACACACAAGACTATGCTATTTCTCTTGAGGGATTATTTTTACACGACGAGCCGGATGAAAATGGGAATACTCGTAATATCCAGCCTGTTTCATCCACTGCAAAATGGGTACTGCCACAGGAACACGTGCTCGTCCATGCCGATGAAGCCACTGATTTTGAGGAAAGTCTAACAGCTACTTTTTTTGAATTAGATTCGCCAAATCTCCAATCAATAATGCGAGCAGATCGATCCAGTCTAAGCTTGGCGTCATCTGGCGATGCTATCTATATTGCTGATAGTATCGGTACAACTATCGATTCCGTTTTTTATGATGAAAGCTGGCACAATCCCAACATCATTGATACGCGTGGCATCACCCTCGAACGTATTAGTCCGAATGGGCCCAGTAATGACGATTCAAACTGGGGTTCCAGCATTACCGACAAAGGTGGTACCCCAAACAGCAAAAATTCTATCTACCAGGAAAATACTGACATTACCGAAGGTACCGGCCTCAGCTTCGAACCGAACCCTTTTTCACCGGATGATGATGGCTACGAAGATAACTTATTTATTAACTATAAGCTGGATCAGCAGGACTACCTGATGAAGGTTCGCATTTATGATCGGTATGGCCGTTACGTTCGGACATTGGCGGATGGCGAACAAGCCGGGTTTGAAGGTCAACTAATTTGGGACGGACGCAAAGATGATAACAGTCGTAACCGTATCGGCATTTACATTGTCATTTTTGAAGCCTATGACAGCGCTTCGGGAAGCGATAAAACATTCAAAGAAACCGTTGTATTAGCTCGACGACTCAATTAG